TTAGCCTGTATCCTGTGTCTACTTGTTACATGTCTAACAATATTTTGAGGCATTGATCTTTATGCCTCTTCCCTCAGTGAGTACTTTACAAAaaaggtagaagaaaaaaaagaaactcaaaagcaagaagaagcagcagaagccaTTCTTGCCCTTACTTCATGCACTCCATCAGCAACAGCACtacctgggaagaaaaaagcagcaaaaccaggttttactttggttttaatattttctgcaatACGGATATTGGTAAAGGTGctaaaatactttctgaagTATCCCATAGAATACTTCAGAACATGACACAGTGTCTCACGTTTAAAGAGTTTGCTTACTCTGTCCTGAATCTTCCTTCTGATCACAGCAGTTTTTACTGCAGAAATGAGAGAGGGGCGCCAATGATTGTAAAGCTACTTGTTGTTAGAGGAGTCCGGAAAGAGGTGGTGACTTCCAATAGTGGGCACTTTCGGAGGTAGCATCTGTGTTGTAATTTGTGCAGGTTACAAAGTAGTGTAGTGGAAAGAACCTCTGCAAAACACTGCAGTTTATCAAGTTGCTCAGTACTTGATTTACACACGTAGACACTAGTACTCTTCATCCTCAGTGTAAGAGGTATAGAATCTGTGTATAGTATGCAAATTATGTATAATCTAATCTGCATATCCAATTAAGGTCCTATTAAGAACATCTTATCATGAAATAACAGCTGTATCCTGtagtatttatattttgttgaaaTCAAAACTTGTACAGCATTCTTACTGGGAATGAAAGTAGCTGGCCAGATTTACAAAAAAGTCCCCAAAGCATATGATTCCTGAGAGTCAGACCATTTATTTGGTTTCACATAGGTGCTTACTCTGCATGTTCATGCAAGAACAGTAGGCAATAAAAATGATAGTGGGAACTGCTGGGTTTCGAGCATTTTGTCAAACTTACTCTACTGCATTTGAAAGGGTATTAAgttcttttgaaaatttaacAAGACAACACATGTGGAATATTTAAAAGACCTATTTTCTCATTGGAAAATCCAACTGTAACAGGCCTACATTTTTTTCACACTCGTTAGTACAAGAAATCAAGTATGCGTACTCCCAATCAGCTTATAAAGTAATCTCCCAAGTTGTTTATGCAAAAGCTGAGCACATAaggaagacaataaaaaataccGAAATCAAAGGAGCCTGAAAAATGATATGACATTACtggatataaataaaaatacagatttcagtGGCTGAAAGATCTCTAAAAGAAATGGATTTGAAACATATTTGACACCAGAGTGGGGACAGATACTTTGCTTATTTGTAAGGTCATTTCATAGAGAAAAAATGACAAGAttaggcttaaaaaaaaagatctgattCTTTTGTAATACATTGAGTACATACTGAAATGACATCACATTAACTCATGTAACTGtgatacattttaaatgaagaaaatatttagctaCTGCTTTCTGTCCTGTAGGGAAGAAGGTGGCAGTTGCAGAGAGAACGATCCCACCTGCAGAACCTGCTGAATCAGTGCTTTGTGGCAGCTTAGCCATTGGGGGAACATCACTTGCTGTAGCTAAGGCCGGTGCCACCATTAGCCGCATCCCGTTGTACTTACATATTGCACTGCTGAAAGGTAATCAGGTACGTGTGATTTCTGTCATTTTGTTTATTGTCACAATTATTCTACAGTTCTGAAGCCAGTAGTCCCTCGTAAATATACCTCATAGAAAACACCCTTAAGACCACTGTCTCCAGCAGTCTTTGAGTCCTGTgccataattaaaatatatgagaaataattcttatttttaacatttttgttttcacacGGTAGTCCCAATTACAGGATTCACCTAAAGAAATTACTCTGCCGCTCCCAATGGTTACTCTGTTGAACTGTGAAAAATTCTCAcctgcaaaactgaaattagTGAAAGAAGTTATGCTTATACCACCAGTTCAGTTATCACTCAAACAGgtactgtttcattttaatttttataaatatattctaGAGACTTCACATATGTAGTGTATATGCACATAATTATATAGATCTTTTCAATATAGTCCttagaaactgtatttttcattttctgcttacTTGCAAGGCCGAAGTTTTAAGAAATTCTAACACGGATCATTAAAAGAAGTAAATAGATGAAGATTTAAAAGACGACACAGGAAGATTTCAAGTTAAAAATGTACGTGTTAgtatagaggaaaaaaacagtgcaTTGAAGAAGATGTAGGGGAATTGTGTTACACACAGAAGagattttagttttatttagaATGTGATTTTACATTAGTAGATTATAAATAGTATCAGTTGATAAAGCATACAGAACAAAACTAGCAAActcacaggaaagcagaaaatctgtgggaataaattgctttaaaaaacaaaactgtgaagATAGAAGGGaatacaaagcagaagaaaatctatTCAAGGGGCAAGAAGGATGGATGAGACAGACTGGATCAACCCTCTCTTTTTGTTTAGCCATGTGTTGCATTGAAGAATGTATCTGCACAAGATGCCTACATTAGGGCTGTGATTTCTACTTTGTATGCTGGTGACCTGAACAAATAGCTGAGCTcgattctctttctttttccttttcctttaacttTTCAGAAGTGTTACCAAGAGCTCTTAATAAGGTTGCTAATTCTGTACCTTTCAAAGACGTAATGCCTCCTAGTGCTCATGGGAGACTGGCAAGCTGTTTGCTGCAGTGCAAAAAACGTAGCCATTCGTCCTGTATTGATGCGTTGTCAGCTGTGACTGACTTCTGCCCCCTTCAGTATTCCTTTACAGGCACAGATTTAAGGAAATGTGAAATGTGATTTACAAAGTTAGAATAAAACTTTTACTAActcagctgaaaaggaaaaagagtcTTGTGTTAAAAGCAATGGATTTGTTTAGCTGTAGTGTTTCTCCATTCCccaatgtttaaaattaagacagcgattttttcccctgcttcctGGAAATGTTCTAAAGGTAAATACATTCAATTTTCTCAGAGTTTCCAGTTAGGAAGTGTTAGATACAGTCACAATTGTGAATAGTGATTATCATCTTCCCACTTCTCAGATATTACGCAGACCCAGATATTGCTTACTTGTTAGATTTGGGAAGGGTTCCCTTTGGGAAAGAAGAGACCACTTTTCTTGCCACCTCACTCGGCAGCATAGTCAAATATTCCTCTTCATTCCAGTGCTACTAACCTTTTATCACTGGACACCTGACAGCATTTTGTGGTTGTGAGACGGTGTTAAGGAAGCCtataatagtttttttttttaagaagactTAATACAAATATCGGCATTCAGAATAAGTGTTTAAGTGATTTAAGCtgctaaaatgaaataatttttctttcttttgaagatTACTGTTGTTTAATTTCAGGGCATAGAAAGAGTTCTGgatattcagaaagaaatgatgAGACTGTTGGAGCCTCCAGGCAAAGCGGTACAATAAAAATGTGTAATAATAATGAGATGTACTTCATTTGGCCTTTCTGCTACTATTGTCTTTTTGAGCTTAAACATGGAACATTTAGCCCGTTAGCAGGTTTGGTCTTATGGCACAGaatagaaaatgtgtttctctgaCAGACGAATAAAACATTGGCCATTTGGTGGTATTAAATTAAGGAAGATAGAGTAAAACATTGTTCTAAGCAGAGTAAGACTTTCTATTTGCCTGAAGAAGTACACTGAGTGAATGGTATCACAGTGAACATGTGGTATATGGTTCTGATCTTGCTCAGTCTCACACGCACACAACGTGTTATTCAAGGTACTGCTGCTGTAGTAGCCTACCATTCTCAGTATGTCCCCGTGCTTTTTGCAAAGCAAGGTTGTTGGGTTTCTCCATGTACAGAGTGTGGATTCTAAGATCCCCTGTATATTTGATAGACTATGTGGGAATCTTTTGAAAAACGAATGATGGTTGGGGTGATGCCACAtagaaataaacatttgaaaTGAGTTATCACCACAAAATAAAACTCGATAGTTGCCAGTAGTATTCAAGATAAAACAGAAGCTATTTCCTAACTTGAATATTCGCAATCTCTTTGGACCAGAATtcagtcaccttttttttttttttttttaatttttggacTTTCCCATGgaattgatttctttctttcactccCAACAGCCCAGTCCTCAGCTAGCAGACAGTAAGAAAGGCAGAGCACATAATACAGGGAAGAAAGCTCCGGTAAGAAAAGAGACTTTCATTTTAAGCCTTCAACAAGGTATTAACAACAGCAGGGAACCAAAAATGTTCTTAAGAGACGAAACATTAATTTACATTACCATTTCAGAAAGGTCAAAGCAAGACTTTTAAATATTCCAAATGCTCATATTTTACATGATAATTTGGATTCTTCTGACTATACCTTCCCGTCCTATGGAACAATAACATAAAGGGGAAATTGCACCGGAGTCTGATCATTTCTTTCATATCAAAAACCTGGTAAATTATCCAAATGAGCATTTGCAGGCCTGTAACACCAGCAGAGAACATGCCCTTTTGCTCACGTAGGCCATAAAACTATTACCTGTAACACTTGCATATTGTGCTGTTTGCTAAAGCTGGGGGCATAACTCCCCCCTCGGTCATGCTGCACTAAGTTCCCGGTTCCTGTTTGGTTATAGATAATGGCAGATACGAACCAGTAGCTAAAGGGCAGCACTCACAATAGCGTGCAGTGTCtgaaaaacctacaaaaaaccTGACAACAGACAGACGCGTGAAATATCTGCTCAGTGCAACTCTGCTTGTGGCTCGTGTCCAGGAACACTGAGGCAGACACCTCTACACAGCTGTGCTAGAGGCATTTCCCCTCTATGGAATTTGTTCCTTCTAGATGTCTTGGAAGACTCTAGTGTTTCTTGAACGTTCCATAAAGGCAATATCAAAGTTGCAGTTGAGGATAAATGAGTAAAAACGGTTTAAAAGCAGAGAATACATTTTTGTGACAAAGGATAGTCCATACCACTGgaaacttttattttgcatCCATAACAACCCAGTGGCGGTTGAGTGCCTTTACAATCTTTTTGTAAACCAGTCTGGCCATATAAGAGCGAGGACTACATGACAAGATGTATTTCCAATGACTATTCTCTCTCTGCTCGTTAGCACTTGGTTACCCCTCATTCACAGAGAATTGTCCCTAAAGTTCCTAATCGATTTCTGAGAACAAATTCATATTTTTGTGACTAAATGCAGACTGAAATGCCAgtgaaaatatatgtattacatatatacatgtgtgtaaataaagtgattatttttgttttactttcagcCACGAGCCTTAAAAAGAATATCACACATAGGTTGCCTAATGACAGGATGTGATAATCTAGAACAACCGCTACTCCTAATGCAAACAGCTTGCAACAATATAGGTCTGGAGCTAGGAACAGACATGTACTTAGCAATAAATTGTGCTGCTCATGAGTTAATGGATTACgtaagttattttaaatatctattttgttggtttttttaaaaggaatgtaGCTATTTGCTAACATTATTTATTACATTGCAAACTCACCTAGAAGCGTCTAACTCCATTTTTTAAGGTAGCaatcaagcaaacaaaaggaCTTGTCTCTGCAGTTATAAATTATGGTTGCACCAGTCCTACAAGTGTAGCAGCTACGTTATTGGATTGCGAGTGCAAGGGGCCAAGACATGCCAACCTCCTTCCGGTAGCTTGGTGCAGTGGGAGCAGTGAGAATGCATGTGTTCCTCCTCCGCACCTGTACCAGCATACTGGTGGTGCACCTTGCGTGGGCTGAGGCTCCCTGGACCAAGGCAGACCCCCATTACGGCTCGTGTCCTGCCTACGGGAATGTCTGTTACTGTCATGATTTAACTTTTAGCATTCAAATGGTATAAGTCTGCCCGCATCAGCCAGGTTTATTCCTTTTCTCtattaaataagattttttaGATCAGTCTATGTCAAATATAGCAAACCGTTTGAAAGGGCAAACACCTACTATGTGCCCTATTTAACAAACCATCTTCATTTCACGTTGCATCTCAGACAGTTTTGAGTTAAAGTATTAGGTGGCAAATCCTGGTAGGTGCTTTTTCATTTCACCACAAggtataaatgaaataattatcttCTATCCACCTTGCTTTCAGGGatgaagaacaagaaataaTTTACACAAGTATACTTCTGTACTTCCTTCACACCACCACATGcttatttctccattttgttACACTACAgctgttgttttcttcaaaCTAGCGTGacctttctgtgtatttttgctATGGTATGTGTGCATACCCACTACCATTGATCTCACTGTGTATCAACGctcattttttaattcttagtTTTCAAGATTTCTATTTGACAAAGTTTATTTATCTCCAGCTGAAGTCCTGAAGTTCTTGCCCTTTGTTCCAAGATCAATCACATTTCTCtttaagcaggaaaagaaacttGCTATTCCATTTAATGTATCATGAGATTTTGTGTATTTGGGTGTGCTACAGTGACAAACATTCCATTATTACTATCTTTTGTGAAAGCAGTTGCTTTCCTGACAATTTGTGATATCTGCATCCTATGCCAGAATAAGCAAGATCTTAATCAATGAATTCTCAGTAATTCCACAACTTTCTGTTACTGAGCTGTTAAAGTCACTAAAGCAGTGGGTATTCTGGCAGCGTTTGATGTGTGCCCTTAATAATCCTCATACTCTGCAGTTTGGGCTTCTCATAATGATGAGACTAGTTTTAAACTAGGCTTTTTTGAAAGGGGAAagaggcaagggaaggcaaTATCTTGTTTTTGAGCACTGAGGATGTACTCCTTTCCCcttgcaatgttttctttatgaaaatgtGGACAAAAAAATTAACCGTTTTTGGAAGTGAAAAGTGAGATTTTCCATGcaagatttaataaaaatgtaaaatattgctaGCTTTATGATAAAGTTGTGTAAAACTGGCAGTGTCACctagaaaatgctgaaatagaTCTCCCTTGTCTGGGGAGTGGCGTCTTTCAGAGACTTTGGCATGAGCCCACTGTAACCCAGTTACTTTAGGCAGAGTTTTCTCTAACGATGTGCTGACCACCATAGAGTAAAGCAGAGAAGTGAGTGTGTCCTCATTGAAGAACACACGATCCACTGCCTTCACAGAGATCTGTATGCTTACCTTAGTACTCTGGGTTTTAAAGTATTACCTTCCTTATCTTTTATGCTTTTTACTTTACTTTCTAggttaaaggaaaatatgaaatacttACTGGAACATTCAAAAGTCCTGATGAAATGGTTGACATGTATGTGGAGCTGATTaataaatttccttttattattgcCTTAATAGATCCCTTAAGAAAAGAGGTAAGATACCAAAGTGCAGTCCTTGAAAAACTGATAATACCGTTAAGTGGCATATCACTGAACTTTTCACATCTTTACAAAACATGAAATACAAAGCTTCTATTTTCAGAGTCTTTGGGTACAAAAATACCactataaaaatgcatataacAGTCATTTGCTTCTCTGTAATTGACGATAACTCTAAATTTTGTCTCTACTTTTGACATAATTCCTGACAGAAAATAATCCTGGCATGAACAGAATATGGGCAgtacaagtattttaaaaaactacaagaaaatggtttttttttccctgattctACTTGCTAAACcattgtcatttttattttccgtCTTATGTAAacaaataattcaaattatAAAATCTAATTATAAAATTCAAGTTATATATAAAtgatattatattatattatatggGAGAAGCTAAAAATTAGGACACAGTTCTATATTCCTTAGAATCActcaaagacaaaattattgctgctgttctttatGGCGGAGATTTATACCCAAAGGCAGAGCAAGCCTGTCACGGCAGCATTGCTCAGCAGAGTTTTGAAAGTGGTAGTAAGATACCATGTGTTTACCACTGCGCTCAAAGTTAGAGGAGTTAATTTGGTGTGGCCAAAAGACTACAGCAATCAAGTAGAATACATTAAGCATGTTATCAAGTTATAGATGGatgaaagaaagattaaatattaGCATTTATACATAGGATTGTGTTTCCATGTATtacaaaaaaagagataatACTTAATTGTAGCAGAACCTACAACTGTACACCTAGATTCTGCAGTTGCACATCTTAATAAAAATTTGCTCCTGCTGTCGAATTGCACACTTTAGcgtctttaaaataaatacgAGGGTTGTTTTCATGCACAAAACATGAAGACCATGACTGAAGAGGGAAGCAAAGTGAGGCTGTCTTTGTGAATCTGCCCAGTGCCTGAACTGATAATTCTAAACCAGATGAAGTGAGAAATCCGACTGATTTTGTCCTTATCTGGACCTTTAAAAGTTCacttttttaatatctgtgtTTACTGTTCCCTCACTGTAGTTATCCTTGGCTCCCTGCACTGTTTCAGTGCGAATTATTCCCCACTCCTGCCAGGGCTGCAAACTTCCATGAGGATTCTTGTGAAGAAACGTATTTGCAATATGAAAATCTGCAGAATTACAACAGATAGTGAAGTACAGTTTGAATAGCGTACTCTTAAGGGAcatgcctctcctcctcctcctccccctcgcAAATCTACGAGGTTTACCCACGCCACGTCTTTGCCACAGATAATTAGGTCCTTGAGGATTAGCTCTGGTACCAATTCAACAATTCATGGCCACACAACAGACCGCTTTAGTGCTTAAGTTTAAACATTTGTTCAGGTGTCAGAATCTTCATTTTCACTTACATGTGAGCTTGAAATCCTTCTAGGAATGGACCCGTATACAGAGCTGTAACTGTATATAGGTACAAAAGCTCATCTGAGCTGCAGACGAAGAATCATTACTGGCAGAATTAGTAACTAGAGAAGttatgtttttaatgtaaaaactTGGTATTctctggaaacaaagaaaacaagataatTCACgaatttcttctttcaaatgaTTTATATATCCTTGTCCTTTATTTATCCTTAAATCTCGGTACCACGTGGACAGTGCATTAAAATCAAGAAACAAAGACCCTAAAAAATTGGAGCTATGCTGGAAAGAGAGCACTGTATTCTGCTGTTCCTTACAGGCCAGTCGTACAGCTCTGAACATCCTGTCTTCGTACGTGTCATTGAGTCTATGGCTGCCTcctgtttcattattttatattcaaaCAAATATTATGacacttaaaatattaactCAAGCAGGAGtcctctgaagaaaacaatagaaaattattttctattccattagaattaaataaatttcaTGAAGGAAATCAAAATAGCAAACTTCTacagttaatttaattttaaatattttaaactgtacATGAATGCAACTAGCTTTGATTAATTCCAGCTTAGAATTTATGTTTTctagaaaaatcttaaaatccAACCAAAAATctggtggtatttttttcttaggtatatttaaaataaggcATAAAAGATAGTAGTTTTATATGAAGGGTATCTTTAAGATtaaattcaccttttttttcttttaatttttacctCCTCAATTAGGGTTTTCATTCAGCTTAGGTTTTTGAAATTCCAGTTATTTACTTGCTTGTTTACGCAGGACAGACAACAATGGAATAACATATGTTGTAATCTTGGTTCCAACTGTTACCTGATTGCTGAAGATGCTGCCACATATCTTTCCAAACTTAAAACTGACCAAGATATAAACTTACCAACGTGCAGTGGTGTTGTCCTAAAATATATTAACCAAACCAAGGTCTCAGACCTCGTAGAACTTACTGGACTTCTAGATGGTGAGTACAGGGGGCGAAAGGCTGACTTTCAAAGCCTACAAGTCAATAAGTAGTGTTGCTACACCTGTAAATCCTACGtccttttatttaattattgcCACTTGTAATTTAGAAAAGGCTTGCCAGAAGAAACTAGAATTCATGTTTTGATTCACAAATCTCCGTTCAGGAGCTTAACACAGCATTCAAGGCTTCAGCTACGGTAAATTAATACACTGTGGATGCTTTGAATGTGGGTGCCCTTTGCCACTGCAGCTGAGTGTCATACCGCTAGAGATGagaattaaacaaaataaaaaagatggaGTTGAGTAATCTGAATTTTGACTAATACTGTATTAATTATTAAGAAATCCAAACAAGTCCAGAATGTTTAAAATTGCAGTTTACCTAGATTATTGACTGCATATTATTGAGCCTTTGTGGTAACAGCACTAAGAACTTGCGCAGTTTCATGCATAAGATTTCTTCTTGGTatcaatttttctttattcatttttataccCAAGGAATAGATGGACAAATTTAATATATCTAAATCCCTTCCTTATTCCGTCAAAAAGCCCAGAATCACTGTACCAAAGACAGTAAATAGCAACTTAAAGATTTCATTCAGTCATGATGGTAAATTCTCTTCTATagtgaagaaaaatcagtaCTATAGTAAGGagcacatttaaaataactagAGCAGCCTGCTAGCCTGCAGAATACGTTACCAGACAGATCAGCTAGCGACAGAAATTCGGGTAGGATGTTAGACATTCCCGTAAccatgctgaaaataaaacatcataTTAACGTAGGAAACTAATACAGTTTACATCCTTATGAGATGGGTTTCAGTGGTTTTACTCCTGCTTGTATTTATGCTTAGATAGCCCAAAGgtaaaaaaggatgaaaagtcCAAACAATTTCTGTGCTGATATATAAAACATACACTAATGAAGGTTTTACACTCCCGTTATATATAGGTCAAAGACATATTACCATATTAGGAAGTCCAGATGGAGAATCTTCTGATGACAGCCTTGTGGATCTGGTAAGTACTGAAAGCTGTTCAGTTGCACAATTGCCAGAGCACTGCTTTTAACGTGAACTATTTTTTGAGGAGAAAGCCTGTTTCTGCTTGagaaagaaacaacattttACAAAATGGGCTTTTTCTAGagagttgccttttttttcgCCACAGAGAGTTAATCTTTGAGTATAAAGAGAACACACAGGAAATCTGCCAAAGCAGGGAGTACATTCAGAAGTGTGTATGATCTATTTGGTTGCATTagtttatgttaaaaaaaatgtgagtTACTTGAAACATTTCTGAGTAGTAATAATATTTTAGGCAAAAATCCTTAACACTAATATAGTTAGTCTTTTTGTATTAAAGCtacatttgcaaataaaatttcatttcatgcGCCAGTGAAAATTATTGTTTGCATTCGACAAATCTTTCACTAggagattttatttctatttaaaggGGGGGTTTTATCTGCAGAAAGCTAAGAATGTTAAATTAGAAGTAGGATACCATGTTTCATAATTAAGAATGACTTCACTTCCCGAACCGTGTAGTTTTAAAATACGCACTTTCTCGTTTAAGGCTGTTGGACTGGGTGCCAGGTTTATCAAGTTGGGAGGTCTTTCCCGCGGAGAAAGGGTGACCAAATACAACCGCCTTCTTGCTATAGAGGAAGAACTGGCCAAGAATAGAACACTACGTATGAGCTTCTTTCTTACTTTGTTTTCAGCTTGCAATGAATACGAGAACAAAGATTGGAGGGAGAATGATTGAAACTGCACCACAGGAGGGAAGCGAAATCAAAAGACTATAAATAAGCGCTGACAAAAAAAACTAGGATAGCACATGCCACAATGTATATTGTTGTCCTAATGGATTATCTGTTTACTGAATGTTAAAATAGACCCCTTCTTGAGGAGTAGCCTACATTAAgcttttttccagaattaatTGGTTGGAGTTTTGAAGCCCACGGtgcaaaaggaacaaaacaaaaaccatgcATATAACACGACGAAAAGCTGACAAAACGGAATTTTAGGCCAAATACCCCATCTCCCTCAAGCCCCTAAACATATATAGCTAACAAAACTTCATTTCACAACCCCCTTTTGTGTGTTACATTTCCAGCAAAATGTGTTTGGAAAGCTACAATTGCGTGGGTAAGCACTGAAAACCCAAGAGAAACCGAAGTTGACTATGCACATTCAGCCTTAGCCACTTGCATGCATCTGTCTGCATTTCAGGATCTGCAGCTTCTTTTTACACTATACTCTACTCTGTTAAATGCTTAACAGTTCATTAGAACCACTTCTCGCTTGTTCAGGTATCAATCAAGACAGAATAAAGGCATACAGTCCGAGGGGGAGGCAGAGAgacaaggagaggaagaaaggaaggaaagggttTGCAAGAATTTATTGTGCTTAAGAAAAATGGAGGAGAATTAAGTCATTTTACCCTCTTGTTTCTACTCATTTTCAATCTCGTATA
The genomic region above belongs to Phalacrocorax aristotelis chromosome 12, bGulAri2.1, whole genome shotgun sequence and contains:
- the ENO4 gene encoding enolase 4 isoform X2, whose product is MESGGRRLRRLQGPREEAAAYYRGHRVPQRLEEALNALFPQRPADIYGELANYLSKFSKAPVICKLVGRKVLDGVGQPTLEVEIYCRVKNYEKRICSTVMSSHSQIPENALPETTEADEKERNDSVNTAVEWVNESLNTMLRDLKPTEQCKVDKMLGEYFTKKVEEKKETQKQEEAAEAILALTSCTPSATALPGKKKAAKPGKKVAVAERTIPPAEPAESVLCGSLAIGGTSLAVAKAGATISRIPLYLHIALLKGNQDSPKEITLPLPMVTLLNCEKFSPAKLKLVKEVMLIPPVQLSLKQGIERVLDIQKEMMRLLEPPGKAPSPQLADSKKGRAHNTGKKAPVKGKYEILTGTFKSPDEMVDMYVELINKFPFIIALIDPLRKEDRQQWNNICCNLGSNCYLIAEDAATYLSKLKTDQDINLPTCSGVVLKYINQTKVSDLVELTGLLDGQRHITILGSPDGESSDDSLVDLAVGLGARFIKLGGLSRGERVTKYNRLLAIEEELAKNRTLREAHLEFIAFAEESQPEKQLSDVIPPPKQDSLPPQRSQPALQVRSLSAPPPENSTLT
- the ENO4 gene encoding enolase 4 isoform X3 codes for the protein MESGGRRLRRLQGPREEAAAYYRGHRVPQRLEEALNALFPQRPADIYGELANYLSKFSKAPVICKLVGRKVLDGVGQPTLEVEIYCRVKNYEKRICSTVMSSHSQIPENALPETTEADEKERNDSVNTAVEWVNESLNTMLRDLKPTEQCKVDKMLGEYFTKKVEEKKETQKQEEAAEAILALTSCTPSATALPGKKKAAKPGKKVAVAERTIPPAEPAESVLCGSLAIGGTSLAVAKAGATISRIPLYLHIALLKGNQDSPKEITLPLPMVTLLNCEKFSPAKLKLVKEVMLIPPVQLSLKQGIERVLDIQKEMMRLLEPPGKAPSPQLADSKKGRAHNTGKKAPPRALKRISHIGCLMTGCDNLEQPLLLMQTACNNIGLELGTDMYLAINCAAHELMDYVKGKYEILTGTFKSPDEMVDMYVELINKFPFIIALIDPLRKEDRQQWNNICCNLGSNCYLIAEDAATYLSKLKTDQDINLPTCSGVVLKYINQTKVSDLVELTGLLDGQRHITILGSPDGESSDDSLVDLLAMNTRTKIGGRMIETAPQEGSEIKRL
- the ENO4 gene encoding enolase 4 isoform X4, which codes for MESGGRRLRRLQGPREEAAAYYRGHRVPQRLEEALNALFPQRPADIYGELANYLSKFSKAPVICKLVGRKVLDGVGQPTLEVEIYCRVKNYEKRICSTVMSSHSQIPENALPETTEADEKERNDSVNTAVEWVNESLNTMLRDLKPTEQCKVDKMLGEYFTKKVEEKKETQKQEEAAEAILALTSCTPSATALPGKKKAAKPGKKVAVAERTIPPAEPAESVLCGSLAIGGTSLAVAKAGATISRIPLYLHIALLKGNQDSPKEITLPLPMVTLLNCEKFSPAKLKLVKEVMLIPPVQLSLKQGIERVLDIQKEMMRLLEPPGKAPSPQLADSKKGRAHNTGKKAPPRALKRISHIGCLMTGCDNLEQPLLLMQTACNNIGLELGTDMYLAINCAAHELMDYVKGKYEILTGTFKSPDEMVDMYVELINKFPFIIALIDPLRKEDRQQWNNICCNLGSNCYLIAEDAATYLSKLKTDQDINLPTCSGVVLKYINQTKVSDLVELTGLLDGQRHITILGSPDGESSDDSLVDLVKHILNLLLLPKSPSQKNNFLT
- the ENO4 gene encoding enolase 4 isoform X1, with protein sequence MESGGRRLRRLQGPREEAAAYYRGHRVPQRLEEALNALFPQRPADIYGELANYLSKFSKAPVICKLVGRKVLDGVGQPTLEVEIYCRVKNYEKRICSTVMSSHSQIPENALPETTEADEKERNDSVNTAVEWVNESLNTMLRDLKPTEQCKVDKMLGEYFTKKVEEKKETQKQEEAAEAILALTSCTPSATALPGKKKAAKPGKKVAVAERTIPPAEPAESVLCGSLAIGGTSLAVAKAGATISRIPLYLHIALLKGNQDSPKEITLPLPMVTLLNCEKFSPAKLKLVKEVMLIPPVQLSLKQGIERVLDIQKEMMRLLEPPGKAPSPQLADSKKGRAHNTGKKAPPRALKRISHIGCLMTGCDNLEQPLLLMQTACNNIGLELGTDMYLAINCAAHELMDYVKGKYEILTGTFKSPDEMVDMYVELINKFPFIIALIDPLRKEDRQQWNNICCNLGSNCYLIAEDAATYLSKLKTDQDINLPTCSGVVLKYINQTKVSDLVELTGLLDGQRHITILGSPDGESSDDSLVDLAVGLGARFIKLGGLSRGERVTKYNRLLAIEEELAKNRTLREAHLEFIAFAEESQPEKQLSDVIPPPKQDSLPPQRSQPALQVRSLSAPPPENSTLT